Within Kineothrix sp. MB12-C1, the genomic segment AGACTTCCCATTGCCGTCCTCTTTAAAAAGGTTACCTTATTACTCACTGCCTGCAGCATACGCTTCACTTGGTGAAACTTCCCTTCCGTAATCGTCAGATAAAGACTCTTTTCTGTCAATAGTTCTACCGATGCAGGGAGAGTAAGCTTTTCTTCACCGATATCTACTCCCTGTTCCAGCAGAAGGATTTCTTCCTTCGTTAAGGGACGTTCTATCTCCACATAATAGACTTTTGTCACATTTTTTTTGGGAGAAAGCAGAGAATGGGCAAGCGCTCCGTCGTTCGTCATAAGCAAAAGTCCCTCCGTATCCTTATCCAGACGTCCTACCGGAAATAAATCATGGTACCCTGTCTGCTTTAATAACCCTGTTACCGTTTCATTCACATTATCCTGTGTAGCAGAAACTACCCCCCGCGGCTTATTCAGCATATAATAAACATATTTCCGATAGACACAGGGAGATCCTTGAAAAATGACCTCGTCCTTTTCTTCTTCTATCTTCGTCTCAGGCTTCGTTATCACGGTTCCGTTTACAGTTACCATTCCTTTTTTTATGTAAGCCTTCACCTGACTCCTGCTCCCAGCGTTAACTTCACATAGGAATTTATCCAATCGCAGCATCTTATTCCCCTTCCTTACTTCTTATTTATTCCTGCCGTTCATATACCTTTACTATAATGCATTTCATAAACCTATGGTGGCATCATTGAAAAAAAATTGGAAAACTTTTTTTGTTACAGGATTCTTCCTTTTACTAACGCTCCTGCTTTTGACCTTTCCAAAAGAAAGCCTTGCCTATTCCTTCACCGGATTACAATTATGGTTCAACCGAATGATTCCAACCCTTCTTCCGTTTATGATTCTATCCGCAATGATGATACGGCTGAATCTGACCGGGCAATTCGTACGCGCTCTTTCTCCGTTTCTTTGTCCCATTTTCTCGATTGGACCGAACGGTATTTATGCCATTATCGTTGGATTCTTATGCGGGTTTCCTATGGGAGCGAAGGTAGTTGCCGATTTGCTCGTACATAATAAGATATCGGAAGAAGAGGCGGAATTCCTGCTATCCTTTTGTAATAATATCGGCCCCATTTATTTCATCAGTTTTGTACTTCCGACCTTGAACCTGACGAAAAAGATGCCGTACCTTCTGGGGATGTATGGCATTCCTCTTTTCTATGGCGTTTTTTTGAGATACACCATTTACAAAAATACGATCGGGATTCCAAGGACGGCCCACCCTTTTATAAAACATAAAGCATTGCTCTTAGCAGCGGAAAAAAATAAAAACATCCCCTTTTTAGATGCTTTGGACGATTCTGTTATGTCAGGACTATACAGCATCGCCAAGCTGGGCGGTTATATGGTTTTATTTAATTTGCTGAATTTAATACCGCAAGTTTTTATGTCAGGTGAGAAAATTGCAAGGAGTTCGCTTCCTTTTTTTAACTGTCTCTTGGAAATTACGAGCGGAATCAGCCGTATAGGAGATACTGCTCCTCTTATTGTGCTCTTATTTCTACCCTTCGGCGGTTTCTCCTGCCTGGCTCAGACTTATAGCATGATAAAGGATACCGGCCTATCCTTGAAAACATATACAATTCATAAACTCATTCTAACAGGCCTCACGGCAATGTATTATGGAATCTGGAAGT encodes:
- a CDS encoding pseudouridine synthase, translated to MLRLDKFLCEVNAGSRSQVKAYIKKGMVTVNGTVITKPETKIEEEKDEVIFQGSPCVYRKYVYYMLNKPRGVVSATQDNVNETVTGLLKQTGYHDLFPVGRLDKDTEGLLLMTNDGALAHSLLSPKKNVTKVYYVEIERPLTKEEILLLEQGVDIGEEKLTLPASVELLTEKSLYLTITEGKFHQVKRMLQAVSNKVTFLKRTAMGSLRLDESLQAGEYRELTAEELEDLRGLGDA